The genome window TTGATCAGCGTCATGTTCTACAAACCATAACAAGGAAAGGTTTGGTTGATGAGAACTTCTTTCAACCTGGAGAGTATTAACAGTTGGTGTAAAGTGTTCAATAACAGAGCCTTACTGAACTGGTTTTTATTATTGTGAGGTAACAGAAACCCTCTGACAAGTGGTATGtgatcatttttcacatctAGAAGAACGTTTCACTCCTCACAGTCTGCCATATTTTGGCTGGATAGTGTCTTTACATAAAATTTCTatgtaaaataataaagatgaataaatgctgtaataatatatatatatgtattatcACAATATACAATGATACATTGGATTCTGCTAAGCCCGTCAAACAGAACATCAATTAACCAACAATTGCTGACTGAATAAAATGGACAGATTGttaaaatatgatttaaaagAACACTTATTTGCTACATCAGCCGTACCTCACAATGCCAGAAAAATCTttgtctgcttcctgtgtgaCTCTAGGAAAGCTTGAACAAGGATGCTCTGCGTGCTCAGCATTACTAGATCGTTTAAAACTGgtgatcaaaacaaaaaaataacattttattcCATTATAGACTATTCGTTTTTGATAGGCCCTGGTCTCAATGACAAAGGCATCATCTTCAGTGGTCCCTTCCATTAACATGAAGCTAAAGTCAACTGAAGATCTGCCCTTCATAACTCAGTTGATGTATCTCAAAGGAGTATTTCTTTAGTCTCTCATGGCATAGTGCGGGTGGGTGTGGATTTATACACAGAAGCATGTATCTGAAGAACAGGTGGGAAATGTCATCAATACCTCTGTTCCCTGGTTCTATCAATAACAATGTACGTCCTTACAACACTCAAAGCATACCCAGACTTTTAGTCCAGAAACACGTGTTTGCATCTGAGTGGTGGGTGCCTAATTCAAGCTGCTGAAGAGCTGTCATTTGCTTCAGTGAGCGCCCTCGACGTCAGCCTGAAGCTTCAGCAGTTCTCAGAATCTCGCCCCATCATCcaggtcaaagttcagctcCAGCCAGTTCTGCCCTCTTTGGTCATCGTCTCGCTGTCTGATTCAAGTTTTTCATGATGCTTGTGCTTGTTATTCAGGCTTTGATCTATAAGATGAGTCTTTGCCCCAGGATCTTGCGGTTGATCTCAGCCAAggccacagaaaacacaaaggccTTCTCATCAGAAAGACTTGCATAAATATCCACTTCcttctcttgtttctctgtgaacacagtaaaacacaatcacacatagAAAAGACccagaggaaaggaaaattCAGAATAGGATCTCTTCTTTGTCCAGCCTCTTTCTTCTTGACATCAATACGAGATTTTGACCATCCTCTCATACTTCTACATACTAATTTAAGACCTTCAAATGTTCTTTATTTCTCTCACTGCACTGATCTTTATTTGGCTGAAATAGCTCTTGAGATAAGAGTAAGATCCAAAAGAAAACTTGATTGGCTTATAAATGATCCTGAAACAATATCAGAAATTTGCGTCTGTGATCAAATTCAAGTCTCCATATTACTACTACTCCAACAGAACTGCACCATTTAGTAAAATATTAATTGCTTTAATTTTCATAATCAGATGTTCACTGACATGAGAGTCAAATGAacaagacagagacaaactACTACATTTGAATCAATGGACTGGTGTCTTCTGCgtcaaagaaacacacacacaacgattactgttttgttgtttcattcaATTCAGGCCAGACATGAAAAGAGACCTGTAACATGAAACTGTAAATAGTTACTTCCCTtacctttttcctcttcctgtttcttcagCCCCACTGTTTTTGGTCTGCCACGTCCCCTCCGGAtgggatctgattggctgttggctCGGGATCTTCTCCTGTTTTCCATGTCACTGGTTAAAGAAGAGTCAATCCTCTCTCTGCGGATGCGCTCTGTCCTCCTCCGCTTAAAGTCCAGCttgtctgaagaagaaaatgtggatCATGAAAAACATAGTGCCATCATTTGTGTGTTAGATTGGTTCCAGGCCGATGTCTCTGATTTGTTCAGTgaatcaaataaatgaatgaagtcaTCTTCGAGTGCCAGAGCAACAGAACTGGTGACCAGTGGGGATGACATGGATACGTCTTTGCAGCTTCTTGTAAGTTGACTTagacaaataaaaagttcaAGTAACATAAAATCAAACTGCCACCTGCTCCAAGCAACTGCTACGACAGTTCCTGTGTGGACTGAAAATAAAGTGTTTGGGCTGACGATCACAACAGATAGTCCTTGTGCACAGAGGGTTTAACTGTGATATACGACACTGACGTGCTCAAATAGACACAGGGTGACTTTTAAAGAGAGAATGAACATTAACTACATTCACAAAATCAACACCACATGAACATGAAGATGTTTTTAA of Chaetodon auriga isolate fChaAug3 chromosome 1, fChaAug3.hap1, whole genome shotgun sequence contains these proteins:
- the c1h16orf87 gene encoding UPF0547 protein C16orf87 homolog, whose product is MCMCFMKTKVVTLATAELSVRRWRKRTMSANKTKKVKMATKSCPECDQQIPVACKSCPCGYVFISRKLLNAKLNERSSPAIADKLDFKRRRTERIRRERIDSSLTSDMENRRRSRANSQSDPIRRGRGRPKTVGLKKQEEEKEKQEKEVDIYASLSDEKAFVFSVALAEINRKILGQRLIL